A genome region from Panicum virgatum strain AP13 chromosome 4K, P.virgatum_v5, whole genome shotgun sequence includes the following:
- the LOC120701798 gene encoding uncharacterized protein LOC120701798: MDSTAEGARDAKRARLTPSPPAPGDDADLISGLDDDVLLRVLGLVADVRDAARTAALSRRWLRLWTRAPALRFASQPVPRAAANAAERRAAVDRYVAFVNGILARRTTQSDDGAAAIESLAISCSRDDVSIGGANSDHDLERRLMMAASVDAARGWIRYAFQHGMRSLILDVHLMPVRPRLCGEREDGEGDDEKPAAVLLPDDLPSPARLETMRLSLGGARLRLSSATVKFASLKDLSLERIRIADGGGARLLARLVSAASCPHLQKLRMSRLRFPNFGGEMRLEADALSELWVEDMSMMSLELSTPGLRILHIDDCYLEVLSLSAPRLEQAALFFGQGSGWPLRLFQVDGDLPCLLSLKICMWAYRALDFHCIGEQNDCYTLLLKHCSLRTRLEVTLGGGKNNLSKEHEDVIKDKVPHLPQITSLTVNVSDEFERHDFGAGVASLLTRFTNLRHLSLHLPFFVTLYYDLGEGLDLECDHPDHWASYEISMAHLQEVELTGLTGIDCELWFMEAVIASARRLRKASISFNTECWQHECKMDAFERMLLDEGMRTSCRDKFKLTCLINK; encoded by the exons ATGGATTCCACGGCGGAGGGCGCGCGCGACGCGAAACGAGCGAGACTAACCCCATCCCCACCCGCACCCGGTGACGACGCCGACCTGATCAGCGGCCTCGACGACGACGTGCTCCTCCGCGTCCTCGGCCTGGTGGCGGACGTGCGGGACGCGGCGCGGACGGCCGCGCTCTCGAGGCGGTGGCTCCGCCTGTGGACCCGAGCCCCCGCCCTCCGTTTCGCCTCCCAGCCGGTGCCCAGGGCCGCAGCTAACGCCGCCGAAaggcgcgccgccgtggaccgGTACGTCGCCTTCGTCAACGGCATCCTCGCCCGGCGCACCACCCAATccgacgacggcgccgccgccatcgagaGCCTGGCGATCTCGTGTAGCAGGGACGACGTATCAATCGGCGGTGCCAACTCTGACCACGATCTGGAACGACGGCTGATGATGGCGGCGTCCGTCGACGCGGCGCGAGGGTGGATCCGGTACGCATTTCAGCACGGGATGAGGTCTCTGATCCTCGACGTGCATCTGATGCCGGTGCGCCCGAGGCTCTGCGGAGAACGCGAGGATGGGGAAGGGGATGACGagaagccggcggcggtgcttcTTCCCGACGACCTCCCTAGCCCCGCAAGGCTGGAGACTATGCGCCTGTCGTTGGGCGGCGCAAGGCTCCGGctctcctccgccaccgtgaaATTCGCATCGCTCAAGGATCTCTCGCTCGAAAGGATCAGGATcgctgacggcggcggcgctcgcctccTTGCCCGCCTCGTGTCGGCGGCGAGCTGCCCGCACCTGCAGAAGCTGCGCATGAGCAGGCTCCGGTTTCCTAATTTCGGCGGAGAGATGCGGCTCGAAGCCGACGCGCTCTCCGAGCTGTGGGTGGAGGACATGAGCATGATGTCGCTGGAGCTGAGCACTCCTGGCCTCCGGATTCTGCACATAGACGATTGCTACCTCGAGGTGCTTAGCCTCTCAGCTCCGAGGCTGGAACAAGCTGCCTTGTTCTTCGGACAAGGATCAGGATGGCCGCTTCGGTTGTTTCAGGTCGATGGGGATTTGCCGTGCTTGCTGAGCCTCAAGATCTGCATGTGGGCATATCGTGCTCTTGACTTCCATTGCATAGGCGAGCAGAACGATTGCTACACACTCCTCTTGAAGCACTGCAGCCTACGCACACGCCTTGAAGTCACTCTTGGCGGTGGAAAG AATAATCTGTCTAAGGAACACGAGGACGTGATAAAAGATAAGGTACCACACCTCCCTCAGATCACATCTCTGACTGTTAATGTTTCTGATGAATTTGAGAGGCATGACTTTGGAGCTGGCGTTGCAAGCCTCCTCACAAGATTCACCAACCTTAGACACCTCAGCCTACATTTACCCTTCTTCGTCACCCTG TACTATGATCTAGGTGAAGGATTAGATCTGGAATGTGATCACCCAGACCATTGGGCATCCTATGAGATCTCCATGGCTCACCTGCAGGAAGTAGAGCTTACTGGGTTGACAGGAATTGATTGTGAACTCTGGTTCATGGAAGCCGTGATCGCAAGTGCCAGAAGACTTCGTAAAGCTTCTATAAGTTTCAACACTGAATGTTGGCAGCATGAGTGCAAGATGGATGCATTTGAGCGTATGCTACTTGATGAAGGAATGCGGACTTCCTGTCGTGACAAATTTAAGCTCACCTGTCTTATTAATAAGTGA
- the LOC120702698 gene encoding peroxisomal acyl-coenzyme A oxidase 1-like, with product MAVDHAAAEVDHLAAERAAARFDVEAMKIAWAGSRHAVDVADRMARLVASDPVFRKDNRTMLSRKDLFKDTLRKAAHAWKRIVELRLTEEEASLLRQYVDQPGYVDLHWGMFVPAIKGQGTEEQQKKWLPLAYKFQIIGCYAQTELGHGSNVQGLETTATFDPMTDEFVIHSPTLTSSKWWPGGLGKASTHAVVYARLITEGKDYGIHGFIVQLRSLEDHSPLPGVTLGDIGGKFGSGAYNSMDNGVLRFDHVRIPRDQMLMRLSQVTREGKYVQSDVPKQLLYGTMVYVRQSIVADASKALSRAVCIAVRYSAIRKQFGSQDGGPETQVLNYRTQQSRLFPLLASAYAFRFVGDWLNWLYTDVTQKLEVKDYSTLQEAHACTAGLKAVTTSATADAIEECRKLCGGHGYLNSSGLPELFAVYVPACTYEGDNVVLLLQVARILMKTVSQLTSGKQPVGTMAYMGKVQHLMQSKCAVKTAEDWLNPAFIQEAFEARALRMAVNCAQNIGQASNQEEGFYERSPDLLEAAVAHIQLIIVTKFIEKVHQDIPGHGVKEQLQNLCNVYALYTLHKHLGDFLATGSLTPKQGALANEQLGKLYAQVRPNAVALVDAFNYTDHYLGSVLGRYDGNVYPALYEEAWKDPLNETVVPEGYHEYLRPLLKQQLKLSRL from the exons ATGGCCGTGGACCacgccgcggcggaggtggaccacctcgccgccgagaGGGCCGCGGCGCGCTTCGACGTCGAGGCGATGAAGATCGCGTGGGCCGGCTCGCGGcacgccgtcgacgtcgccgaCCGCATGGCGCGGCTCGTCGCGTCCGATCCG GTCTTCCGCAAGGATAACAGGACCATGCTCTCCAGGAAGGATTTGTTCAAGGACACTCTAAGAAAAGCAGCCCATGCGTGGAAGCGCATTGTTGAGCTACGTCTTACAG AGGAGGAAGCAAGTCTGCTGAGGCAATATGTCGATCAGCCTGGTTATGTTGATCTGCATTGG GGCATGTTTGTTCCTGCTATAAAAGGGCAAGGAACTGAGGAGCAGCAGAAGAAGTGGTTACCTCTGGCTTACAAGTTCCAAATAATTGGGTGCTATGCTCAGACTGAACTTGGTCACGGCTCAAATGTTCAGGGCCTTGAAACAACTGCTACATTTGATCCAATGACTGATGAATTTGTCATCCACAGTCCAACTCTGACCTCCAGCAAA TGGTGGCCTGGTGGCTTGGGGAAAGCTTCCACTCATGCAGTCGTGTACGCTAGGTTGATAACCGAAGGAAAGGACTACGGCATACATG GTTTCATTGTGCAATTGCGAAGCTTGGAGGATCACTCCCCGCTTCCTGGTGTTACCCTTGGTGATATTGGTGGAAAATTTGGTAGTGGTGCATATAACAGCATGGACAATGGTGTTCTGCGATTTGACCATGTGCGCATCCCAAGGGATCAAATGTTGATGAG ACTTTCACAAGTTACAAGGGAGGGGAAATATGTTCAATCAGATGTTCCAAAGCAGCTGCTTTATGGGACAATGGTTTATGTTCGTCAATCAATTGTGGCAGATGCTTCTAAGGCGTTGTCCCGTGCTGTTTGCATTGCTGTACGATACAGTGCCATTCGAAAGCAGTTTGGCTCTCAAGATGGTGGCCCTGAGACTCAG GTTCTTAATTACAGGACTCAACAAAGCAGACTCTTTCCATTGCTGGCTTCAGCATATGCATTCAGATTTGTGGGTGATTGGCTCAATTGGCTTTACACGGATGTCACTCAGAAACTGGAAGTTAAAGATTATTCAACACTGCAAGAAGCTCATGCCTGTACTGCTGGTTTGAAGGCTGTGACTACATCTGCAACAGCT GATGCAATTGAAGAATGCAGAAAGCTCTGTGGTGGACATGGTTACTTGAACAGCAGTGGGCTTCCTGAATTGTTTGCCGTCTATGTTCCTGCATGCACTTATGAAGGAGACAATGTTGTTCTGCTTTTGCAG GTTGCAAGGATTCTAATGAAGACTGTTTCTCAATTGACCTCTGGAAAACAGCCAGTTGGTACAATGGCCTACATGGGCAAAGTACAACATCTGATGCAATCCAAATGTGCTGTCAAAACAG CTGAAGATTGGCTTAACCCTGCTTTCATACAAGAGGCATTTGAAGCTAGGGCTCTCAGGATGGCGGTAAACTGTGCCCAGAACATAGGCCAAGCGTCAAACCAAGAAGAAG GTTTCTATGAGCGGTCCCCAGATTTGCTTGAGGCTGCGGTAGCTCACATTCAATTGATCATTGTAACCAA GTTCATCGAGAAGGTACATCAGGACATTCCTGGACATGGAGTGAAGGAACAGCTCCAGAACCTCTGCAATGTTTATGCCCTCTACACACTTCACAAACACCTGGGTGACTTCCTGGCAACTGGGTCCCTCACACCCAAGCAAGGAGCACTGGCAAACGAGCAGCTGGGCAAGCTTTACGCACAG GTGCGTCCAAATGCTGTTGCGCTGGTGGACGCGTTCAACTACACCGACCACTACCTGGGATCGGTGCTGGGGCGGTACGACGGGAACGTGTACCCAGCACTGTACGAGGAGGCGTGGAAGGACCCTCTGAACGAGACGGTGGTGCCAGAGGGGTACCACGAGTACCTCCGCCCCTTGCTCaagcagcagctcaagctctcAAGACTCTGA
- the LOC120701799 gene encoding uncharacterized protein LOC120701799 has product MEQFPDRAHVRLRSAAHGTYLYADEGGMGVSLSPQRGSLNTVWAVHRAERSSNSYVLLHSAAYGRYLALSQQHFGHARRRAVLQCRYYNNIAQKDIMWVAIRMTDWANDQLFITNRRFGDLRMRWVVEAVPSRGLAPLFPDPAPTPCSVPLQQNPMLLRRMILYMKGDEYGNIDYESTNLLVFEGYSVFRLRDELASLLEEEHSVRITMCVWAGSHGRLTPLVVDLPRNNQTMEVVVFESWSGAAQGLQYPNVDAP; this is encoded by the exons ATGGAGCAGTTCCCCGACAGGGCGCACGTGCGGCTGCGGAGCGCGGCACACGGGACGTACCTCTACGCCGACGAGGGCGGGATGGGCGTCTCCCTCAGCCCGCAGCGCGGCTCGCTGAACACGGTCTGGGCGGTGCACCGGGCGGAGCGCAGCAGCAACAGCTACgtcctcctccacagcgccgccTACGGCCGCTACCTCGCGCTCTCCCAGCAGCACTTCGGCCACGCACGCCGTCGAGCCGTACTGCAGTGCCGCTACTACAACAACATTGCCCAGAAGGACATCATGTGGGTGGCTATCAGGATGACGGATTGGGCCAACGACCAGCTCTTCATCACCAATCGCCGTTTCGGTGACTTGCGGATGCGCTGGGTGGTGGAGGCCGTCCCCTCGAGGGGGTTGGCGCCGCTCTTTCCTGACCCTGCCCCAACTCCG TGCTCTGTTCCATTGCAGCAGAATCCCATGCTGTTGCGACGTATGATCTTGTACATGAAAGGGGATGAATATGGGAATATTGACTATGAGAGCACGAACCTCTTAGTCTTTGAGGGCTACTCGGTGTTCCGCCTCAGGGACGAGTTGGCATCCCTTTTGGAGGAGGAGCACTCTGTCAGAATTACTATGTGCGTGTGGGCAGGCTCCCACGGGCGACTGACCCCTCTGGTCGTCGACCTACCTCGCAATAACCAAACTATGGAGGTTGTTGTTTTTGAGAGCTGGTCCGGAG CTGCCCAAGGGTTACAATACCCAAATGTCGATGCCCCGTAG
- the LOC120701800 gene encoding uncharacterized protein LOC120701800, with protein MDQFPDGIHVRMRSLVRGLYLYADEDGVGVSLSPRRASVNAAWRVHLVQRGDFHYVLLCGAAYGRYLALSPAMEPPPGLRGRRAVQRDYDEADLHAVMWRAIGVVGDVDDGVVVLRHRGFTRSLRANGRYRRWHTCVTVDDDIGNFGERSTMMYWIVEEIPPRPAPPPPPTPTVNLGGPGLISLFTWRAQPSVEPLRTIRYVRVNDQGQFNQQGWATFQFYGRSLYLLICRLLYILDEPIFIGDEGNFSITVCVQAGIYGRRTPLVIDLPRCEEPMDIFVLTTGSPVLLLRIV; from the exons ATGGATCAGTTCCCGGACGGGATCCACGTGCGGATGCGGAGCCTGGTGCGCGGCTTGTACCTCTACGCCGACGAGGACGGGGTCGGCGTCTCCCTcagcccgcgccgcgcctccgtgAACGCGGCGTGGCGGGTGCACCTGGTCCAGCGCGGCGACTTCCACTACGTCCTCCTATGCGGCGCCGCCTACGGCCGGTACCTCGCGCTCTCGCCCGCCATGGAGCCGCCGCCcggcctccgcggccgccgcgccgtgcaGCGCGACTACGACGAGGCGGACCTGCACGCCGTCATGTGGAGGGCCATCGGGGTGGTGGGCGACGTCGACGACGGCGTCGTCGTCCTGCGCCACCGTGGCTTCACCCGCAGCCTCCGCGCCAACGGCAGGTACCGCCGCTGGCACACCTGCGTCACCGTCGATGATGACATTGGCAACTTCGGAGAAAGGAGCACGATGATGTATTGGATAGTCGAGGAAATCCCCCCGagaccggcgccgcctccccctccaaCTCCAACTGTG AATCTAGGAGGACCCGGCTTAATCAGCCTGTTCACCTGGCGTGCCCAGCCCAGCGTAGAGCCGCTGCGGACGATCCGGTACGTTCGGGTGAATGATCAGGGCCAGTTCAACCAGCAAGGCTGGGCCACGTTCCAGTTCTACGGCAGGTCCTTGTACCTCCTGATTTGCAGGCTGTTGTACATTCTGGACGAACCCATCTTCATCGGCGACGAAGGGAACTTCAGCATCACGGTGTGCGTGCAAGCAGGCATCTATGGTCGGCGGACCCCTCTGGTCATCGACCTGCCTCGCTGCGAGGAGCCCATGGACATCTTTGTCCTCACCACAGGGTCACCTG TATTGTTACTAAGAATAGTCTGA